Proteins from one Puntigrus tetrazona isolate hp1 chromosome 10, ASM1883169v1, whole genome shotgun sequence genomic window:
- the smg8 gene encoding protein SMG8 yields the protein MAVPMNIGALLQSEIIEDAVDKDEGVCVLGIFGKSAMQPGSIKDSLINTLADKHVFSLFGSDHTDSSSGGASIHAYYNQENRVLYLVLTSVFDNRQLIRACESLTAGLGHAEAHEIWKTAEKDHCLQLLYLFSLCHVLLLVHPTCSFDVTYDRMFRALDALRQKALPLLRAAIKDSPVSKEWKLNCRPCPPRLLFVFQMNGALRVTTSGTGGNGTDGSGGDKPKKHSPRRRLQHALEDQIYRIFRKSRVLTNQSSNCLFTVPANQAFVYVVPGPDEDPIGSLLGHLRSNCVLRESEGGTPVPRQRRYQQMRHSNRQPSFNVESSLSSGGQLVDCTLKEFLWQHVELVLTKKGFDDSVGRNPQPSHFELPAYSKWVHVAYKLYQVMIESGEDDTAEISLKVQGQLKVLEGFLDADAKFSENRCQKALPLAHSAYQSNLPHNYTTTVHKNQLAQALRVYSQHARGVAFQRYALQLHEDCYKFWSNGHQLCEERSLTDQHCVHKFHLLPKPGEKPEMDHNPPILYHNSRGRSTSTCNCGRKQSPREDPFDIQAANHDFYQMLEEKCCGKLERINFPVFQASTPDPAPASDEVPRPGEVPPSGEADRLKEKETSTHTPGDSTSLSLALSLGQSTDSLGTYGDGAEGQEKRPSLVDRQPSTVEYLPGMLHSGCPKGLLPKFSSWSLVKLGPAKAYNSLTGLEQPGFLPGSAFLLPWDVVIRSRSEEDVGSLEPLDGGPASWPAPNKASAGKRGSAGGIGRGRRRDDVARAFVGFEYEDSRGRRFLSSGPDKVVKVLGQGGPKEPATRCLNSDMPLYIPSPAQGRGIKPHYAQLARLFVVVPDAPLEIVLNAQVQPGPPPCPIFHPEQPEVVLPPDGLWVLRFPYAYVTDRGPCYPPKENQPLANFRVLRGILRANTTSSTPQ from the exons ATGGCGGTGCCCATGAATATCGGAGCACTGTTACAATCAGAAATAATAGAAGACGCCGTGGACAAAGATGAGGGCGTTTGCGTACTGGGCATATTTGGGAAAAGCGCAATGCAGCCGGGTTCAATCAAAGACTCTCTCATAAACACCTTAGCGGATAAACACGTCTTCTCTCTCTTTGGGAGCGACCACACTGACAGCTCGAGCGGGGGAGCATCGATTCATGCTTATTATAATCAGGAAAACCGCGTGCTGTATCTTGTACTAACATCCGTTTTTGACAACCGCCAGCTTATTCGCGCGTGCGAGTCGTTGACGGCGGGTTTGGGTCACGCAGAAGCGCATGAGATTTGGAAAACAGCGGAGAAAGATCACTGTTTGCAGCTGCTTTATCTCTTCTCGCTTTGCCATGTTCTTCTGCTGGTTCATCCCACGTGCTCGTTCGATGTCACTTACGATAGAATGTTTCGCGCTTTGGACGCGCTGCGTCAGAAAGCGCTCCCACTGTTGCGCGCCGCGATCAAAGATTCTCCAGTGTCTAAAGAATGGAAGTTAAACTGTCGACCCTGCCCTCCCCGTTTGCTATTTGTGTTCCAGATGAACGGAGCGCTCAGAGTGACCACCTCTGGCACGGGTGGGAATGGAACTGATGGGTCTGGAGGGGATAAACCCAAAAAACACTCCCCAAGAAGGCGTCTGCAGCATGCTCTGGAAGATCAGATATATAGGATATTCAGGAAAAGTCGCGTATTGACTAACCAGAGTAGCAATTGTCTCTTTACGGTCCCTGCCAATCAAGCTTTTGTATATGTAGTGCCAGGTCCAGATGAGGACCCCATTGGCTCTCTTCTGGGGCACCTGAGGTCCAACTGTGTCCTTAGAGAAAGTGAAGGAGGCACGCCTGTGCCCAGGCAAAGGCGGTACCAACAGATGAGGCACTCCAATAGACAACCCTCTTTCAATGTAGAAAGCAGTCTTTCATCAGGAGGGCAGTTGGTGGACTGCACTTTAAAAGAGTTTCTTTGGCAGCATGTCGAGCTCGTATTGACCAAGAAAGGTTTTGATGACAGCGTAGGTCGCAATCCTCAGCCGTCGCACTTCGAGTTGCCTGCTTATTCCAAATGGGTGCATGTTGCGTACAAACTTTACCAGGTCATGATAGAGAGCGGTGAGGATGACACAGCCGAGATCTCCCTCAAGGTGCAGGGTCAGCTCAAAGTGCTGGAGGGGTTCCTTGACGCAGATGCAAAGTTCTCGGAAAACAGGTGTCAGAAAGCCTTGCCGCTGGCTCACAGTGCGTACCAGTCAAACCTTCCCCATAATTACACCACCACAGTGCACAAGAATCAGCTGGCTCAGGCACTGCGAGTGTACAGCCAGCACGCCAGGGGAGTCGCCTTTCAAAGATACGCCTTACAGCTCCACGAGGACTGCTATAAGTTTTGGAGTAACGGGCATCAGCTCTGTGAGGAGCGCAGCCTTACAGATCAGCACTGTGTACATAAGTTTCATCTTCTTCCAAAGCCAG GAGAGAAGCCAGAAATGGACCACAACCCACCTATTCTATACCATAATAGTAGAGGCCGCTCTACAAGTACTTGTAACTGTGGTAGGAAGCAGTCTCCAAGAGAAGATCCATTTGACATCCAGGCTGCCAACCATGACTTCTATCAA ATGCTTGAGGAGAAATGCTGTGGGAAGTTGGAGAGGATCAATTTCCCAGTCTTTCAAGCCAGCACACCCGACCCCGCTCCTGCTAGTGATGAGGTGCCCAGACCTGGAGAGGTTCCTCCATCAGGAGAAGCCGATCGTCTAAAGGAGAAAGAGACTAGCACTCACACACCTGGTGATAGCACAAGTCTGAGTCTCGCTCTTAGCTTGGGCCAGTCGACTGACAGCCTTGGAACATATGGTGATGGAGCAGAAGGACAAGAGAAGAGGCCAAGTTTGGTGGACAGACAGCCCTCCACAGTGGAGTATCTACCTGGCATGCTTCATTCTGGATGTCCGAAGGGACTTTTGCCCAAGTTCTCGAGTTGGTCTCTTGTAAAACTTGGCCCAGCTAAGGCCTACAATAGCCTCACTGGTTTAGAGCAACCTGGATTCCTCCCAGGCTCCGCTTTCCTCTTGCCCTGGGATGTTGTCATTCGGAGCCGGTCGGAAGAAGATGTAGGATCTCTTGAGCCTCTAGATGGAGGCCCAGCCTCCTGGCCAGCTCCAAATAAAGCATCTGCTGGAAAGCGAGGCAGCGCTGGAGGAATCGGACGAGGGCGCAGGCGAGATGATGTAGCCCGTGCTTTCGTCGGTTTCGAGTATGAGGACAGCAGAGGGCGCCGCTTCCTTAGTTCTGGCCCTGATAAAGTAGTCAAAGTGCTTGGGCAAGGTGGACCAAAAGAACCTGCAACCAGATGCTTGAATTCTGATATGCCTTTATACATTCCCTCTCCAGCTCAGGGACGAGGGATAAAGCCACACTACGCTCAGCTGGCTCGTCTATTTGTCGTGGTTCCTGATGCTCCTCTTGAGATTGTCCTAAACGCACAG GTCCAGCCAGGTCCCCCTCCCTGCCCTATCTTCCATCCAGAGCAGCCTGAGGTTGTGCTGCCCCCTGATGGACTTTGGGTGTTACGTTTCCCTTATGCCTACGTGACAGATCGAGGACCATGCTACCCTCCGAAGGAGAACCAGCCACTGGCAAACTTCAGGGTGCTGAGAGGCATTCTCCGTGCCAACACGACTAGTTCAACTCCACAgtaa
- the prr11 gene encoding proline-rich protein 11 isoform X2: MEETSVQTTKPLSSPLSIGALFSAFGSVMQKFRKTINQICSGLLNAVFFWRGYSERVESLHQKVEELQREIALLHSNLKLYREAKTVSGQCEMPNGVQHSPPPPPPPPPPPPLPPPQILLTLAVPKVASHPPKPAQTSSLKEKQSGLAAVTLRDLQAVRLRKVTVGPKTQVSPERRRSPLVTLADLQKVRLRRSNSDLPLKSRSSRTVCRTPTKHPVNLRVQLRKINLSRSPGGTPLFNKENDVMDSSLDPSMTRGLGNQYLSALTKGLSPLKAV; this comes from the exons ATGGAGGAGACAAGTGTTCAAACCACTAAACCGCTGTCTTCACCACTAAGTATTGGAGCTCTGTTTTCTGCGTTTGGAAGTGTTATGCAAAAATTCAGAAAGACAATTAATCAA atctgTTCTGGACTCCTGAATGCCGTCTTTTTCTGGAGAGGCTATTCAGAAAGAGTGGAGTCCCTTCACCAAAAAGTAGAGGAGCTGCAAAGGGAAATAGCACTATTGCATTCCAATTTGAAG CTGTATCGAGAAGCCAAGACTGTAAGCGGTCAGTGTGAAATGCCTAATGGTGTTCAGCACtctccaccaccaccaccacctcctcccCCGCCTCCGCCTCTCCCTCCTCCTCAAATTCTGTTGACGCTTGCTGTTCCGAAGGTGGCCTCTCATCCCCCAAAACCTGCACAAACTAGCTCTCTGAAG GAGAAGCAAAGTGGCCTCGCTGCCGTGACTCTTCGAGATCTTCAAGCAGTACGATTAAGGAAAGTGACTGTAGGCCCAAAAACTCAG GTTTCTCCAGAGAGAAGGAGATCGCCACTGGTCACACTTGCAGACTTGCAGAAAGTCCGTTTACGGCGCTCTAATTCAGACCTGCCCTTAAAGTCTAGATCAAGCAG GACTGTCTGTAGGACACCAACTAAACATCCAGTGAATCTTCGGGTACAGCTTCGAAAAATCAACTTATCGAG GAGTCCTGGTGGCACACCGCTATTTAACAAAGAGAATGATGTGATGGATTCAAGCCTGGACCCAAGCATGACCAGAGGATTAGGAAACCAATACCTG AGCGCTTTAACAAAGGGACTATCACCACTCAAGGCTGTCTAA
- the ypel2a gene encoding protein yippee-like 1: MTRSKTFQAYLPNCHRTYSCIHCRAHLANHDELISKSFQGSQGRAYLFNSVVNVGCGPAEERVLLTGLHAVADIYCENCKTTLGWKYEHAFESSQKYKEGKFIIELAHMIKDNGWD, encoded by the exons ATGACGCGCTCCAAAACCTTCCAGGCCTACCTGCCCAACTGCCATCGCACATACAGCTGCATTCACTGCCGAGCACACCTGGCCAACCACGATGAGCTCATCTCAAAG tcttttCAAGGGAGTCAAGGCAGGGCCTACCTCTTCAACTCTGT GGTGAATGTAGGTTGCGGGCCGGCGGAGGAGAGAGTGCTGCTGACAGGCCTTCACGCGGTGGCCGATATCTACtgtgaaaactgtaaaactacTCTGGGCTGGAAATAC GAGCATGCCTTCGAAAGCAGTCAGAAGTACAAGGAGGGCAAATTCATCATCGAGCTGGCCCACATGATCAAGGACAACGGGTGGGACTGA
- the pom121 gene encoding nuclear envelope pore membrane protein POM 121 — translation MSPEDKRRLVVFTAAVFSLFLLLLVLSYIPAYLYILFICVVSCVVYFHKAEELQLFERLGLNPRRGLSVPSALLRWLPGRTLSGVPAAGRNKLRKSDARNSFASPSDRHFAGSYYRRDHALSDSVFSPRDILMGSYLAKTEESPSAAVRPAGGSGAFMHPRDQLRERLARPNHAVHTPNRRLSFGDPVGTASRFTITPQRHYPLQQMGTSPVGVMPPANWDGFRKKNVLTQRNSPSVHSPVTVKIARPDPARSSFFNHLNSPGAVKSPGIGAQTDPCSREAVLSVLRESRKREVDEEDRSASSGQKSKRRRHDSSGSSQSAFEPLLANGAPSQLVPKPGSLKRGMNSSLIEESIMKRSRTSSISSVSGAPVPSGVPGSVRNPIRSSYSSSQGYPQRRAASSLSLSPFTSPGGSRCQTPERAAKKSREEEATSPSSTFFVKLDKVATDPAPATTKVTPKSEAPVATSTSDSGGGSGKRKRKIQLVTTNRGDQISLPPPPELGYTITVKDLDMEKKATLSQIQKVLEEPEPEITPPASEPTPNSAPTLTLFSQPAPSSSSGSAPAVSIAPSLISLSKPVPETTPATTITPAPTIDLTIPSPSVASTAPLTLTSVPSISTTPAAPTAPTAPSSSISNPLLESLKNMKNTPLLNAPTLMGTTTAAPAMSVPSLSTPAVAPTNPSSGVVKSESGPTALQPSFSTPSSISTPASKPPTSMPSAFAQILAQPLQPSSSKLSLGGGGSLFSLIKPVATPASEPPKSTVAAPTTTVASVNSISNPLSSGFKPIFGAGSTMPASTAEVKPTQPTFKPLFGTGSGISAFGQTATPTTSTPAAPVSQNSGMLFSGLTGTQLATVSTSSAAPTTQTPSQSLFGGWTATTTSAPATNTAFQFGATSTTTAAPTLNTNNVNASGTTSAFQFGAAKPAPAAQTQSTFSFGQLSANQNSTSTSFGGFGMTSSTTTSSETPTTQTTFGSSTFTASSTFPASTQQTPAAPKPFTFGGGGGGGSGVGGGGGGGVNSGTSPFVFGAPASTAAPAFATNSQPTFGGAGFSFGNTTTPSAAPVFGASTQTVAPLPAPAPAFTFGGVSAAPQNPAPSTPAPPASGGFNFGASATPFGTPAPAAQTPGFSFGANNTDSKPAFGTSTPAFGQASAGMSVPFGSPGTPGFGAMGTSPFGASPAAFSIGTGSKTSGARRLQARRQHPRKK, via the exons ATGTCTCCTGAAGATAAACGGCGGCTAGTCGTTTTCACCGCTGCGGTGTTTTCTTTGTTCCTCCTTTTACTCGTGTTGAGCTACATACCAGCTTATTTGTATATACTTTTTATCTGCGTCGTGtcttgtgttgtttattttcacaaaGCGGAGGAGTTGCAGCTCTTCGAGAGACTAGGCCTCAATCCTCGCCGTGGACTGAGCGTTCCGTCGGCTCTGTTGCGCTGGTTACCGGGCAGGACTTTGAGCGGAGTCCCGGCCGCCGGCAGAAACAAGTTACGTAAAAGTGATGCTAGAAATTCCTTCGCGTCACCCAGCGATAGACACTTTGCGGGCTCGTATTATAGAAGAGACCACGCGCTCAGCGACTCGGTGTTCAGCCCTCGGGATATACTCATGGGAAGTTACCTCGCCAAGACTGAAGAAAGCCCCTCCGCAGCGGTGAGGCCCGCTGGAGGCTCGGGGGCTTTCATGCACCCCAGAGATCAGCTCCGGGAGAGACTCGCCCGGCCTAATCATGCTGTGCACACCCCTAACAGAAGACTGTCATTCGG GGACCCTGTGGGCACTGCAAGTCGGTTCACCATCACCCCCCAAAGACATTACCCCCTTCAGCAGATGGGGACGTCCCCTGTTGGAGTGATGCCACCTGCAAACTGGGATGGTTTCCGTAAGAAGAATGTCCTCACACAACGCAATTCACCTTCAGTTCACAGTCCTGTCACAGTGAAGATCGCCAGACCAGACCCCGCTCGATCATCATT CTTCAATCACCTGAACTCCCCTGGAGCAGTCAAATCTCCGGGGATTGGAGCCCAGACAGACCCCTGCTCTAGAGAAGCTGTTCTCAGCGTGCTCAGAGAAAGCAGAAAAAGGGAAGTTGATGAGGAGGACAGGAGTGCTTCCTCTGGCCAGAAAAGCAAAAGGAG GCGACATGACAGCAGTGGAAGTTCTCAGTCAGCATTTGAGCCACTTCTTGCAAATGGAGCTCCATCTCAGCTTGTTCCAAA ACCAGGCAGTCTGAAGAGAGGGATGAACTCTTCTCTTATTGAGGAATCCATTATGAAGCGATCTCGCACCTCTTCTATCAGCTCTGTAAGTGGTGCTCCTGTTCCCAGCGGGGTGCCTGGATCTGTCCGAAATCCCATTCGCAGTTCTTACAGCTCTTCACAGGGTTATCCACAG AGAAGAGCAGCATCCAGTCTCAGTCTTTCTCCTTTCACAAGCCCAGGAGGATCTCGGTGTCAGACACCAGAGCGAGCTGCCAAGAAATCAAG GGAGGAAGAGGCTACCTCACCAAGTTCTACATTCTTTGTGAAATTGGATAAGGTAGCAACTGATCCTGCACCTGCTACAA CTAAAGTAACTCCAAAATCTGAGGCACCTGTTGCAACATCGACCTCTGACTCTGGAGGCGGCAGTGGCAAACGTAAGCGCAAAATCCAGCTTGTGACCACAAACAGAGGAGATCAGATTTCTTTG CCACCACCTCCTGAACTGGGCTATACGATCACAGTGAAAGATTTAGATATGGAGAAAAAAGCAACTCTCAGCCAGATACAGAAGGTCCTGGAGGAGCCTG AGCCAGAGATCACTCCTCCAGCTTCCGAACCCACCCCAAATTCGGCTCCCACTTTAACCCTGTTTTCTCAGCCAGCTCCATCTTCTTCGTCTGGGTCTGCACCTGCCGTGAGCATTGCACCCTCTCTGATTTCTCTCTCCAAACCTGTGCCTGAGACCACACCAGCCACTACTATAACTCCTGCTCCAACTATAGACCTCACCATCCCTTCTCCTAGTGTGGCTAGTACAGCACCCCTGACTCTCACCTCAGTCCCCTCCATATCTACCACCCCAGCTGCCCCGACTGCTCCAACTGCTCCATCTTCAAGCATCTCAAACCCGCTCCTGGAGTCCCTGAAAAACATGAAGAATACTCCGCTGCTTAATGCCCCCACATTAATGGGTACTACCACTGCAg CTCCAGCAATGTCTGTGCCCAGTCTTTCTACACCTGCTGTAGCCCCCACAAACCCGAGCAGTGGAGTTGTCAAATCTGAGTCAGGCCCTACTGCTCTGCAGCCCTCATTCTCTACCCCTTCCTCTATATCAACACCTGCCTCCAAGCCACCTACTTCCATGCCCTCTGCCTTCGCTCAAATCCTGGCCCAACCTCTTCAACCCTCATCAAGCAAGCTTTCCTTGGGCGGAGGAGGCAGCCTGTTCAGTTTGATTAAACCTGTGGCCACTCCTGCATCTGAGCCACCTAAATCCACAGTTGCTGCACCTACGACCACAGTTGCATCAGTCAATAGCATTAGCAACCCCCTGTCATCTGGGTTTAAGCCCATTTTTGGCGCAGGAAGCACCATGCCTGCTTCCACAGCAGAGGTCAAACCCACCCAGCCCACCTTCAAGCCTTTATTTGGAACAGGAAGTGGCATTAGTGCCTTCGGGCAGACAGCCACACCAACGACATCAACCCCTGCTGCTCCAGTTTCACAGAACAGCGGGATGTTATTCAGTGGACTTACCGGTACCCAGCTAGCCACGGTGTCCACATCATCTGCTGCCCCAACCACGCAAACTCCTTCCCAGTCTCTGTTTGGAGGATGGACCGCAACAACCACATCCGCTCCTGCCACAAACACCGCATTCCAGTTTGGAGCCACATCTACTACGACGGCCGCCCCGACGCTGAACACCAACAATGTTAATGCCAGCGGCACCACTTCCGCTTTTCAGTTTGGAGCTGCAAAACCTGCACCTGCCGCACAGACCCAAAGCACATTCTCTTTTGGTCAGCTGTCAGCAAACCAGAATTCCACCTCCACTTCCTTTGGTGGATTCGGCATGACCAGCAGTACGACTACATCTTCAGAGACACCCACCACGCAAACCACATTCGGGAGCTCAACCTTCACTGCATCGTCAACCTTCCCAGCATCCACACAGCAGACCCCTGCTGCTCCAAAGCCTTTCACGTTTGGCGGCGGTGGCGGCGGCGGCAGTGGtgttggtggtggtggtggcggCGGTGTAAATAGCGGCACATCACCATTTGTGTTTGGAGCCCCTGCCAGCACAGCAGCGCCTGCATTTGCGACTAACAGTCAGCCTACGTTCGGTGGAGCTGGCTTCTCTTTCGGAAACACCACCACCCCTTCTGCGGCTCCCGTCTTTGGGGCCTCCACACAGACTGTGGCTCCTCTCCCAGCCCCGGCTCCTGCATTCACCTTTGGAGGGGTATCAGCAGCCCCTCAGAACCCTGCTCCGAGTACTCCAGCGCCTCCTGCTTCGGGAGGGTTTAACTTTGGGGCCTCAGCTACACCGTTTGGAACCCCTGCACCTGCAGCTCAAACGCCAGGATTTTCTTTTGGAGCCAACAACACTGATAGCAAGCCTGCTTTTg GAACATCAACTCCTGCTTTTGGCCAGGCATCAGCGGGAATGTCAGTGCCATTTGGCAGTCCTGGAACCCCAGGATTTGGAGCAATGGGCACCTCACCATTTG GTGCTTCACCAGCCGCCTTCTCTATCGGAACAGGCTCCAAGACCTCTGGGGCTCGGCGATTACAAGCACGCAGACAGCACCCAAGGAAGAAGTAA